A section of the Gasterosteus aculeatus chromosome 10, fGasAcu3.hap1.1, whole genome shotgun sequence genome encodes:
- the dync1i1a gene encoding dynein cytoplasmic 1 intermediate chain 1a isoform X21 yields MSDKSDLKAELERKKQRLAQIRQEKKIKEEERKKKEVRKKSESQQKREATPEDSDLDRKRRETEALLQSIGISPEPPLVPTPVSPSKSGSTPSEAGSQDSTDGGAAAAAAGSFYKLDFTNRTLQWDADPSVLQLQADSELGRRMQRLGACKITQVDFLPKEVVAYCKETQTPLTAHLSEVEEEEEDEEMTEVKPGPESEQQDEEDNRENAEGPFPVLRELTEEERQQILHSSEFQSFFDCSIRVMERALAEDRDIFFDYSGRDPEDKEGDSGSGSSLSFSRLFYDEHWSKHRVITCLDWSTQYPELLVASYNNNEDAPHEPDGVALVWNIKFKKATPEYVFHCQSPVVSVGFARFHPNLVVGGTYSGQIVLWDNRSHRRTPVQRTPLSAAAHTHPVYCVNVVGTQNANNLITVSTDGRMCSWSLDMLSQPQESMELVYNKSKPVAVTGMAFPTGDVNNYVVGSEEGTVYTASRHGSKAGICEMFEGHQGPVTGISCHSAVGTVDFSHLFITSSFDWTVKLWSTKHNRPLYSFEDNADYVYDVMWSPVHPATFAAVDGMGRLDLWNLNNDTEVPTASVTIEGASALNRVRWSTGGKEVAVGDSEGRVWIYDTGELSATHTDDWGRFARTLMEIRANRADGEEEGPLELAS; encoded by the exons ATGTCGGACAAAAGTGACTTAAAGGCGGAGCTGGAGCGCAAGAAGCAGCGCCTCGCCCAAAtcagacaggaaaaaaagataaaggaggaggagaggaagaagaaagaggtaAGGAAAAAA TCAGAGAGCCAGCAGAAGAGAGAGGCCACCCCGGAGGATTCCGACTTGGACCGAAAGCGCCGGGAGACCGAGGCCCTGCTCCAGAGCATCGGCATCTCACCGGAGCCTCCGCTAG tcCCGACCCCTGTGTCACCCTCCAAATCAGGGAGCACACCTAGTGAGGCGGGCAGCCAGGATTccactgatggaggagcagcagcagcagcagcaggcag cTTTTACAAATTGGATTTTACAAATAG GACGCTGCAGTGGGACGCAGACccctctgtgctgcagctgcaAGCTGATTCTGAGCTCGG GCGCAGGATGCAGAGGCTGGGAGCCTGTAAGATCACACAGGTAGACTTCCTTCCCAAGGAGGTGGTGGCTTACTGCAAGGAGACACAGACGCCGCTCACCGCCCACCTGTCTGAAG tggaggaagaagaggaggatgaagagatgaCGGAGGTGAAGCCAGGCCCCGAGTCTGAACAGCAGGATGAAGAGGACAACAGGGAAAATGCAGAAG GCCCATTTCCAGTCCTGCGCGAactgacagaggaggagaggcagcagaTCCTGCACTCTTCTGAGTTTCAGAGCTTCTTCGACTGCAGCATCCGGGTGATGGAGAGAGCTCTGGCCGAGGACCGAGACATTTTCTTTGACTACAGCGGCCGGGACCCGGAGGACAAAGAggg AGACTCGGGGAGCGGCTCCAGTCTGTCCTTCAGTCGTCTCTTCTACGATGAACACTGGTCGAAACATCGCGTGATCACATGTCTCGACTGGTCCACTCAG tATCCCGAGTTGCTGGTTGCCTCCTATAACAATAATGAAGATGCTCCTCATGAACCGGATGGTGTTGCGCTTGTATGGAACATCAAATTTAAGAAGGCCACACCAGAATACGTCTTTCACTGTCAG TCTCCAGTGGTATCGGTGGGCTTCGCCAGGTTTCATCCCAACCTGGTTGTGGGCGGGACTTACTCGGGACAAATCGTCCTGTGGGACAACCGCAGTCACCGCCGGACGCCCGTCCAGAGGACTCCTCTGTCTGCCGCTGCTCACACT CACCCTGTGTACTGCGTGAACGTGGTCGGCACACAGAACGCCAACAACCTGATCACTGTGTCCACAGACGGCCGGATGTGCTCCTGGAGTCTGGACATGCTTTCCCAGCCACAG GAGTCCATGGAGCTGGTATACAATAAATCCAAACCCGTAGCGGTGACAGGCATGGCTTTTCCCACGGGAGATGTTAACAACTATGTGGTCGGGAGTGAGGAGGGCACTGTGTACACTGCATCCAGACACGGCAG CAAGGCGGGTATCTGCGAGATGTTCGAGGGCCACCAGGGGCCGGTGACGGGCATCAGCTGCCACAGCGCAGTGGGCACCGTCGACTTCTCCCACCTCTTCATCACGTCCTCCTTCGACTGGACCGTCAAACTCTGGAGCACCAag cACAACAGGCCTCTGTACTCGTTTGAGGACAACGCCGACTATGTGTACGACGTCATGTGGTCGCCTGTGCACCCTGCAACCTTCGCCGCCGTGGACGGCATGGGCCGCCTGGACCTGTGGAACCTCAACAATGAcaccgag GTACCGACTGCCAGTGTGACGATTGAGGGTGCGTCGGCCCTCAACAGGGTGCGCTGGTCGACGGGGGGAAAGGAGGTGGCTGTGGGTGACTCTGAAGGCCGAGTGTGGATCTACGATACTGGAGAG
- the dync1i1a gene encoding dynein cytoplasmic 1 intermediate chain 1a isoform X19, translating to MSDKSDLKAELERKKQRLAQIRQEKKIKEEERKKKEVRKKSESQQKREATPEDSDLDRKRRETEALLQSIGISPEPPLVPTPVSPSKSGSTPSEAGSQDSTDGGAAAAAAGSFYKLDFTNRSGFSKNKSQAQSSRTLQWDADPSVLQLQADSELGRRMQRLGACKITQVDFLPKEVVAYCKETQTPLTAHLSEVEEEEEDEEMTEVKPGPESEQQDEEDNRENAEGPFPVLRELTEEERQQILHSSEFQSFFDCSIRVMERALAEDRDIFFDYSGRDPEDKEGDSGSGSSLSFSRLFYDEHWSKHRVITCLDWSTQYPELLVASYNNNEDAPHEPDGVALVWNIKFKKATPEYVFHCQSPVVSVGFARFHPNLVVGGTYSGQIVLWDNRSHRRTPVQRTPLSAAAHTHPVYCVNVVGTQNANNLITVSTDGRMCSWSLDMLSQPQESMELVYNKSKPVAVTGMAFPTGDVNNYVVGSEEGTVYTASRHGSKAGICEMFEGHQGPVTGISCHSAVGTVDFSHLFITSSFDWTVKLWSTKHNRPLYSFEDNADYVYDVMWSPVHPATFAAVDGMGRLDLWNLNNDTEVPTASVTIEGASALNRVRWSTGGKEVAVGDSEGRVWIYDTGELSATHTDDWGRFARTLMEIRANRADGEEEGPLELAS from the exons ATGTCGGACAAAAGTGACTTAAAGGCGGAGCTGGAGCGCAAGAAGCAGCGCCTCGCCCAAAtcagacaggaaaaaaagataaaggaggaggagaggaagaagaaagaggtaAGGAAAAAA TCAGAGAGCCAGCAGAAGAGAGAGGCCACCCCGGAGGATTCCGACTTGGACCGAAAGCGCCGGGAGACCGAGGCCCTGCTCCAGAGCATCGGCATCTCACCGGAGCCTCCGCTAG tcCCGACCCCTGTGTCACCCTCCAAATCAGGGAGCACACCTAGTGAGGCGGGCAGCCAGGATTccactgatggaggagcagcagcagcagcagcaggcag cTTTTACAAATTGGATTTTACAAATAG GTCAGGTTTTTCTAAAAACAAGTCCCAAGCACAGAGCTCAAG GACGCTGCAGTGGGACGCAGACccctctgtgctgcagctgcaAGCTGATTCTGAGCTCGG GCGCAGGATGCAGAGGCTGGGAGCCTGTAAGATCACACAGGTAGACTTCCTTCCCAAGGAGGTGGTGGCTTACTGCAAGGAGACACAGACGCCGCTCACCGCCCACCTGTCTGAAG tggaggaagaagaggaggatgaagagatgaCGGAGGTGAAGCCAGGCCCCGAGTCTGAACAGCAGGATGAAGAGGACAACAGGGAAAATGCAGAAG GCCCATTTCCAGTCCTGCGCGAactgacagaggaggagaggcagcagaTCCTGCACTCTTCTGAGTTTCAGAGCTTCTTCGACTGCAGCATCCGGGTGATGGAGAGAGCTCTGGCCGAGGACCGAGACATTTTCTTTGACTACAGCGGCCGGGACCCGGAGGACAAAGAggg AGACTCGGGGAGCGGCTCCAGTCTGTCCTTCAGTCGTCTCTTCTACGATGAACACTGGTCGAAACATCGCGTGATCACATGTCTCGACTGGTCCACTCAG tATCCCGAGTTGCTGGTTGCCTCCTATAACAATAATGAAGATGCTCCTCATGAACCGGATGGTGTTGCGCTTGTATGGAACATCAAATTTAAGAAGGCCACACCAGAATACGTCTTTCACTGTCAG TCTCCAGTGGTATCGGTGGGCTTCGCCAGGTTTCATCCCAACCTGGTTGTGGGCGGGACTTACTCGGGACAAATCGTCCTGTGGGACAACCGCAGTCACCGCCGGACGCCCGTCCAGAGGACTCCTCTGTCTGCCGCTGCTCACACT CACCCTGTGTACTGCGTGAACGTGGTCGGCACACAGAACGCCAACAACCTGATCACTGTGTCCACAGACGGCCGGATGTGCTCCTGGAGTCTGGACATGCTTTCCCAGCCACAG GAGTCCATGGAGCTGGTATACAATAAATCCAAACCCGTAGCGGTGACAGGCATGGCTTTTCCCACGGGAGATGTTAACAACTATGTGGTCGGGAGTGAGGAGGGCACTGTGTACACTGCATCCAGACACGGCAG CAAGGCGGGTATCTGCGAGATGTTCGAGGGCCACCAGGGGCCGGTGACGGGCATCAGCTGCCACAGCGCAGTGGGCACCGTCGACTTCTCCCACCTCTTCATCACGTCCTCCTTCGACTGGACCGTCAAACTCTGGAGCACCAag cACAACAGGCCTCTGTACTCGTTTGAGGACAACGCCGACTATGTGTACGACGTCATGTGGTCGCCTGTGCACCCTGCAACCTTCGCCGCCGTGGACGGCATGGGCCGCCTGGACCTGTGGAACCTCAACAATGAcaccgag GTACCGACTGCCAGTGTGACGATTGAGGGTGCGTCGGCCCTCAACAGGGTGCGCTGGTCGACGGGGGGAAAGGAGGTGGCTGTGGGTGACTCTGAAGGCCGAGTGTGGATCTACGATACTGGAGAG
- the dync1i1a gene encoding dynein cytoplasmic 1 intermediate chain 1a isoform X15, which translates to MSDKSDLKAELERKKQRLAQIRQEKKIKEEERKKKEVRKKSESQQKREATPEDSDLDRKRRETEALLQSIGISPEPPLVHSLQPVMSDSCFFHYLVPTPVSPSKSGSTPSEAGSQDSTDGGAAAAAAGSFYKLDFTNRSGFSKNKSQAQSSRTLQWDADPSVLQLQADSELGRRMQRLGACKITQVDFLPKEVVAYCKETQTPLTAHLSEVEEEEEDEEMTEVKPGPESEQQDEEDNRENAEGPFPVLRELTEEERQQILHSSEFQSFFDCSIRVMERALAEDRDIFFDYSGRDPEDKEGDSGSGSSLSFSRLFYDEHWSKHRVITCLDWSTQYPELLVASYNNNEDAPHEPDGVALVWNIKFKKATPEYVFHCQSPVVSVGFARFHPNLVVGGTYSGQIVLWDNRSHRRTPVQRTPLSAAAHTHPVYCVNVVGTQNANNLITVSTDGRMCSWSLDMLSQPQESMELVYNKSKPVAVTGMAFPTGDVNNYVVGSEEGTVYTASRHGSKAGICEMFEGHQGPVTGISCHSAVGTVDFSHLFITSSFDWTVKLWSTKHNRPLYSFEDNADYVYDVMWSPVHPATFAAVDGMGRLDLWNLNNDTEVPTASVTIEGASALNRVRWSTGGKEVAVGDSEGRVWIYDTGELSATHTDDWGRFARTLMEIRANRADGEEEGPLELAS; encoded by the exons ATGTCGGACAAAAGTGACTTAAAGGCGGAGCTGGAGCGCAAGAAGCAGCGCCTCGCCCAAAtcagacaggaaaaaaagataaaggaggaggagaggaagaagaaagaggtaAGGAAAAAA TCAGAGAGCCAGCAGAAGAGAGAGGCCACCCCGGAGGATTCCGACTTGGACCGAAAGCGCCGGGAGACCGAGGCCCTGCTCCAGAGCATCGGCATCTCACCGGAGCCTCCGCTAG TCCATTCTTTGCAGCCTGTAATGTcagattcatgtttttttcattatttagtcCCGACCCCTGTGTCACCCTCCAAATCAGGGAGCACACCTAGTGAGGCGGGCAGCCAGGATTccactgatggaggagcagcagcagcagcagcaggcag cTTTTACAAATTGGATTTTACAAATAG GTCAGGTTTTTCTAAAAACAAGTCCCAAGCACAGAGCTCAAG GACGCTGCAGTGGGACGCAGACccctctgtgctgcagctgcaAGCTGATTCTGAGCTCGG GCGCAGGATGCAGAGGCTGGGAGCCTGTAAGATCACACAGGTAGACTTCCTTCCCAAGGAGGTGGTGGCTTACTGCAAGGAGACACAGACGCCGCTCACCGCCCACCTGTCTGAAG tggaggaagaagaggaggatgaagagatgaCGGAGGTGAAGCCAGGCCCCGAGTCTGAACAGCAGGATGAAGAGGACAACAGGGAAAATGCAGAAG GCCCATTTCCAGTCCTGCGCGAactgacagaggaggagaggcagcagaTCCTGCACTCTTCTGAGTTTCAGAGCTTCTTCGACTGCAGCATCCGGGTGATGGAGAGAGCTCTGGCCGAGGACCGAGACATTTTCTTTGACTACAGCGGCCGGGACCCGGAGGACAAAGAggg AGACTCGGGGAGCGGCTCCAGTCTGTCCTTCAGTCGTCTCTTCTACGATGAACACTGGTCGAAACATCGCGTGATCACATGTCTCGACTGGTCCACTCAG tATCCCGAGTTGCTGGTTGCCTCCTATAACAATAATGAAGATGCTCCTCATGAACCGGATGGTGTTGCGCTTGTATGGAACATCAAATTTAAGAAGGCCACACCAGAATACGTCTTTCACTGTCAG TCTCCAGTGGTATCGGTGGGCTTCGCCAGGTTTCATCCCAACCTGGTTGTGGGCGGGACTTACTCGGGACAAATCGTCCTGTGGGACAACCGCAGTCACCGCCGGACGCCCGTCCAGAGGACTCCTCTGTCTGCCGCTGCTCACACT CACCCTGTGTACTGCGTGAACGTGGTCGGCACACAGAACGCCAACAACCTGATCACTGTGTCCACAGACGGCCGGATGTGCTCCTGGAGTCTGGACATGCTTTCCCAGCCACAG GAGTCCATGGAGCTGGTATACAATAAATCCAAACCCGTAGCGGTGACAGGCATGGCTTTTCCCACGGGAGATGTTAACAACTATGTGGTCGGGAGTGAGGAGGGCACTGTGTACACTGCATCCAGACACGGCAG CAAGGCGGGTATCTGCGAGATGTTCGAGGGCCACCAGGGGCCGGTGACGGGCATCAGCTGCCACAGCGCAGTGGGCACCGTCGACTTCTCCCACCTCTTCATCACGTCCTCCTTCGACTGGACCGTCAAACTCTGGAGCACCAag cACAACAGGCCTCTGTACTCGTTTGAGGACAACGCCGACTATGTGTACGACGTCATGTGGTCGCCTGTGCACCCTGCAACCTTCGCCGCCGTGGACGGCATGGGCCGCCTGGACCTGTGGAACCTCAACAATGAcaccgag GTACCGACTGCCAGTGTGACGATTGAGGGTGCGTCGGCCCTCAACAGGGTGCGCTGGTCGACGGGGGGAAAGGAGGTGGCTGTGGGTGACTCTGAAGGCCGAGTGTGGATCTACGATACTGGAGAG
- the dync1i1a gene encoding dynein cytoplasmic 1 intermediate chain 1a isoform X24, with amino-acid sequence MSDKSDLKAELERKKQRLAQIRQEKKIKEEERKKKESESQQKREATPEDSDLDRKRRETEALLQSIGISPEPPLVPTPVSPSKSGSTPSEAGSQDSTDGGAAAAAAGRTLQWDADPSVLQLQADSELGRRMQRLGACKITQVDFLPKEVVAYCKETQTPLTAHLSEVEEEEEDEEMTEVKPGPESEQQDEEDNRENAEGPFPVLRELTEEERQQILHSSEFQSFFDCSIRVMERALAEDRDIFFDYSGRDPEDKEGDSGSGSSLSFSRLFYDEHWSKHRVITCLDWSTQYPELLVASYNNNEDAPHEPDGVALVWNIKFKKATPEYVFHCQSPVVSVGFARFHPNLVVGGTYSGQIVLWDNRSHRRTPVQRTPLSAAAHTHPVYCVNVVGTQNANNLITVSTDGRMCSWSLDMLSQPQESMELVYNKSKPVAVTGMAFPTGDVNNYVVGSEEGTVYTASRHGSKAGICEMFEGHQGPVTGISCHSAVGTVDFSHLFITSSFDWTVKLWSTKHNRPLYSFEDNADYVYDVMWSPVHPATFAAVDGMGRLDLWNLNNDTEVPTASVTIEGASALNRVRWSTGGKEVAVGDSEGRVWIYDTGELSATHTDDWGRFARTLMEIRANRADGEEEGPLELAS; translated from the exons ATGTCGGACAAAAGTGACTTAAAGGCGGAGCTGGAGCGCAAGAAGCAGCGCCTCGCCCAAAtcagacaggaaaaaaagataaaggaggaggagaggaagaagaaagag TCAGAGAGCCAGCAGAAGAGAGAGGCCACCCCGGAGGATTCCGACTTGGACCGAAAGCGCCGGGAGACCGAGGCCCTGCTCCAGAGCATCGGCATCTCACCGGAGCCTCCGCTAG tcCCGACCCCTGTGTCACCCTCCAAATCAGGGAGCACACCTAGTGAGGCGGGCAGCCAGGATTccactgatggaggagcagcagcagcagcagcaggcag GACGCTGCAGTGGGACGCAGACccctctgtgctgcagctgcaAGCTGATTCTGAGCTCGG GCGCAGGATGCAGAGGCTGGGAGCCTGTAAGATCACACAGGTAGACTTCCTTCCCAAGGAGGTGGTGGCTTACTGCAAGGAGACACAGACGCCGCTCACCGCCCACCTGTCTGAAG tggaggaagaagaggaggatgaagagatgaCGGAGGTGAAGCCAGGCCCCGAGTCTGAACAGCAGGATGAAGAGGACAACAGGGAAAATGCAGAAG GCCCATTTCCAGTCCTGCGCGAactgacagaggaggagaggcagcagaTCCTGCACTCTTCTGAGTTTCAGAGCTTCTTCGACTGCAGCATCCGGGTGATGGAGAGAGCTCTGGCCGAGGACCGAGACATTTTCTTTGACTACAGCGGCCGGGACCCGGAGGACAAAGAggg AGACTCGGGGAGCGGCTCCAGTCTGTCCTTCAGTCGTCTCTTCTACGATGAACACTGGTCGAAACATCGCGTGATCACATGTCTCGACTGGTCCACTCAG tATCCCGAGTTGCTGGTTGCCTCCTATAACAATAATGAAGATGCTCCTCATGAACCGGATGGTGTTGCGCTTGTATGGAACATCAAATTTAAGAAGGCCACACCAGAATACGTCTTTCACTGTCAG TCTCCAGTGGTATCGGTGGGCTTCGCCAGGTTTCATCCCAACCTGGTTGTGGGCGGGACTTACTCGGGACAAATCGTCCTGTGGGACAACCGCAGTCACCGCCGGACGCCCGTCCAGAGGACTCCTCTGTCTGCCGCTGCTCACACT CACCCTGTGTACTGCGTGAACGTGGTCGGCACACAGAACGCCAACAACCTGATCACTGTGTCCACAGACGGCCGGATGTGCTCCTGGAGTCTGGACATGCTTTCCCAGCCACAG GAGTCCATGGAGCTGGTATACAATAAATCCAAACCCGTAGCGGTGACAGGCATGGCTTTTCCCACGGGAGATGTTAACAACTATGTGGTCGGGAGTGAGGAGGGCACTGTGTACACTGCATCCAGACACGGCAG CAAGGCGGGTATCTGCGAGATGTTCGAGGGCCACCAGGGGCCGGTGACGGGCATCAGCTGCCACAGCGCAGTGGGCACCGTCGACTTCTCCCACCTCTTCATCACGTCCTCCTTCGACTGGACCGTCAAACTCTGGAGCACCAag cACAACAGGCCTCTGTACTCGTTTGAGGACAACGCCGACTATGTGTACGACGTCATGTGGTCGCCTGTGCACCCTGCAACCTTCGCCGCCGTGGACGGCATGGGCCGCCTGGACCTGTGGAACCTCAACAATGAcaccgag GTACCGACTGCCAGTGTGACGATTGAGGGTGCGTCGGCCCTCAACAGGGTGCGCTGGTCGACGGGGGGAAAGGAGGTGGCTGTGGGTGACTCTGAAGGCCGAGTGTGGATCTACGATACTGGAGAG
- the dync1i1a gene encoding dynein cytoplasmic 1 intermediate chain 1a isoform X20 codes for MSDKSDLKAELERKKQRLAQIRQEKKIKEEERKKKESESQQKREATPEDSDLDRKRRETEALLQSIGISPEPPLVPTPVSPSKSGSTPSEAGSQDSTDGGAAAAAAGSFYKLDFTNRSGFSKNKSQAQSSRTLQWDADPSVLQLQADSELGRRMQRLGACKITQVDFLPKEVVAYCKETQTPLTAHLSEVEEEEEDEEMTEVKPGPESEQQDEEDNRENAEGPFPVLRELTEEERQQILHSSEFQSFFDCSIRVMERALAEDRDIFFDYSGRDPEDKEGDSGSGSSLSFSRLFYDEHWSKHRVITCLDWSTQYPELLVASYNNNEDAPHEPDGVALVWNIKFKKATPEYVFHCQSPVVSVGFARFHPNLVVGGTYSGQIVLWDNRSHRRTPVQRTPLSAAAHTHPVYCVNVVGTQNANNLITVSTDGRMCSWSLDMLSQPQESMELVYNKSKPVAVTGMAFPTGDVNNYVVGSEEGTVYTASRHGSKAGICEMFEGHQGPVTGISCHSAVGTVDFSHLFITSSFDWTVKLWSTKHNRPLYSFEDNADYVYDVMWSPVHPATFAAVDGMGRLDLWNLNNDTEVPTASVTIEGASALNRVRWSTGGKEVAVGDSEGRVWIYDTGELSATHTDDWGRFARTLMEIRANRADGEEEGPLELAS; via the exons ATGTCGGACAAAAGTGACTTAAAGGCGGAGCTGGAGCGCAAGAAGCAGCGCCTCGCCCAAAtcagacaggaaaaaaagataaaggaggaggagaggaagaagaaagag TCAGAGAGCCAGCAGAAGAGAGAGGCCACCCCGGAGGATTCCGACTTGGACCGAAAGCGCCGGGAGACCGAGGCCCTGCTCCAGAGCATCGGCATCTCACCGGAGCCTCCGCTAG tcCCGACCCCTGTGTCACCCTCCAAATCAGGGAGCACACCTAGTGAGGCGGGCAGCCAGGATTccactgatggaggagcagcagcagcagcagcaggcag cTTTTACAAATTGGATTTTACAAATAG GTCAGGTTTTTCTAAAAACAAGTCCCAAGCACAGAGCTCAAG GACGCTGCAGTGGGACGCAGACccctctgtgctgcagctgcaAGCTGATTCTGAGCTCGG GCGCAGGATGCAGAGGCTGGGAGCCTGTAAGATCACACAGGTAGACTTCCTTCCCAAGGAGGTGGTGGCTTACTGCAAGGAGACACAGACGCCGCTCACCGCCCACCTGTCTGAAG tggaggaagaagaggaggatgaagagatgaCGGAGGTGAAGCCAGGCCCCGAGTCTGAACAGCAGGATGAAGAGGACAACAGGGAAAATGCAGAAG GCCCATTTCCAGTCCTGCGCGAactgacagaggaggagaggcagcagaTCCTGCACTCTTCTGAGTTTCAGAGCTTCTTCGACTGCAGCATCCGGGTGATGGAGAGAGCTCTGGCCGAGGACCGAGACATTTTCTTTGACTACAGCGGCCGGGACCCGGAGGACAAAGAggg AGACTCGGGGAGCGGCTCCAGTCTGTCCTTCAGTCGTCTCTTCTACGATGAACACTGGTCGAAACATCGCGTGATCACATGTCTCGACTGGTCCACTCAG tATCCCGAGTTGCTGGTTGCCTCCTATAACAATAATGAAGATGCTCCTCATGAACCGGATGGTGTTGCGCTTGTATGGAACATCAAATTTAAGAAGGCCACACCAGAATACGTCTTTCACTGTCAG TCTCCAGTGGTATCGGTGGGCTTCGCCAGGTTTCATCCCAACCTGGTTGTGGGCGGGACTTACTCGGGACAAATCGTCCTGTGGGACAACCGCAGTCACCGCCGGACGCCCGTCCAGAGGACTCCTCTGTCTGCCGCTGCTCACACT CACCCTGTGTACTGCGTGAACGTGGTCGGCACACAGAACGCCAACAACCTGATCACTGTGTCCACAGACGGCCGGATGTGCTCCTGGAGTCTGGACATGCTTTCCCAGCCACAG GAGTCCATGGAGCTGGTATACAATAAATCCAAACCCGTAGCGGTGACAGGCATGGCTTTTCCCACGGGAGATGTTAACAACTATGTGGTCGGGAGTGAGGAGGGCACTGTGTACACTGCATCCAGACACGGCAG CAAGGCGGGTATCTGCGAGATGTTCGAGGGCCACCAGGGGCCGGTGACGGGCATCAGCTGCCACAGCGCAGTGGGCACCGTCGACTTCTCCCACCTCTTCATCACGTCCTCCTTCGACTGGACCGTCAAACTCTGGAGCACCAag cACAACAGGCCTCTGTACTCGTTTGAGGACAACGCCGACTATGTGTACGACGTCATGTGGTCGCCTGTGCACCCTGCAACCTTCGCCGCCGTGGACGGCATGGGCCGCCTGGACCTGTGGAACCTCAACAATGAcaccgag GTACCGACTGCCAGTGTGACGATTGAGGGTGCGTCGGCCCTCAACAGGGTGCGCTGGTCGACGGGGGGAAAGGAGGTGGCTGTGGGTGACTCTGAAGGCCGAGTGTGGATCTACGATACTGGAGAG